The Solanum lycopersicum chromosome 9, SLM_r2.1 genome window below encodes:
- the LOC101249954 gene encoding uncharacterized protein: MDSYSYAISSFSSSSNNNTSSTYAQEVKKNKKLASYHSSLHGVRRLPLKPMTKLPIAPLPPTPPKIYRVEPNDFKDVVQMLTSSPEFQSVSNNSVSRSDSGSGSRYGFGSGCSSGSSSFNSRRLQDIAPPPLNLSPVSLQRSNNNNNTNNDDDVLEQWREYLLPSSSTNNQFEMCVDSTTFEAQEKSHVISRIPSENYFGSCSPLANFPLSPASFAWCSSILFSPGTLTSPSAVQII; this comes from the coding sequence atggattcTTATTCATATgctatttcttctttttcttcttcttctaataataatacttcTTCTACATATGCACAAgaagtgaagaaaaataaaaaattagcttCATATCATTCCTCACTTCATGGAGTTAGAAGGCTCCCATTAAAACCAATGACTAAACTACCAATTGCACCTTTGCCACCAACACCTCCTAAAATATATAGAGTTGAACCTAATGATTTCAAGGATGTTGTCCAAATGCTCACTTCATCTCCCGAGTTTCAATCTGTTTCTAATAATTCTGTATCTCGTTCTGATTCTGGTTCTGGTTCTCGCTATGGTTTTGGCTCTGGTTGTAGCTCTGGCTCTAGCTCTTTCAATTCGAGGCGTTTACAGGATATTGCTCCTCCTCCACTTAATCTCTCACCGGTTTCATTACAAAGaagtaacaataataacaatactaataatgatgatgatgttctTGAACAATGGCGCGAGTaccttcttccttcttcttctacaAACAATCAATTTGAGATGTGTGTTGATTCAACAACGTTTGAAGCACAAGAAAAATCACATGTAATATCTCGGATCCCATCAGAAAATTATTTTGGGTCGTGTAGTCCCTTGGCTAATTTTCCTCTATCACCCGCTTCTTTTGCATGGTGTTCTTCTATTCTCTTTAGTCCGGGAACACTTACTTCACCAAGCGCGGTTCAAATCATATGA